The following proteins are co-located in the Rippkaea orientalis PCC 8801 genome:
- a CDS encoding thioredoxin domain-containing protein, whose translation MSNRLATAQSLYLRKHADNPIDWWYWCEEALLTAKQSNRPIFLSIGYSSCHWCTVMEGEAFSDQAIAAYLNDNFLPIKLDREERPDLDSLYMQAVQMMGIQGGWPLNIFLTPDDLVPFYGGTYFPIEPRYGRPGFLQVLQSIRRFYDTEKDKLNSFKHEILDTLQKSAILPVTNAELLNNELFYRGITANTEVIIVNPQDFNRPCFPMIPYANLALQGSRFAFQSQENQATVTYQRGEDLALGGIYDHVGGGFHRYTVDSTWTVPHFEKMLYDNGQIVEYLANLWSQGHQEPAFKRAIARTVEWLQREMTAPQGYFYAAQDADNFTTPDEKEPEEGAFYVWKYQELEDCLTSEELKLLEATFSLTAEGNFEGSNVLQRRMGGEFSEALEVILDKLFMIRYGSSRKTLTTFPPAKNNQEAKNQTWPGRIPPVTDTKMIVAWNSLMISGLARAYGVFGDPLYWELAINATEFILQEQWVNNRLYRLNYEGQPSVLAQAEDYAFFIKALLDLQKANPWERQWLEKAKEVQEEFDEFFWSIEGGGYYNNASDNSGDLLIRERSYIDNATPSANGVALSNLVRLSRLTDDLDYLHRAEQGLQTFSSVLSQSPKACPSLFVALDWYRFGNSVQTTEEILKQFITQYFPVTVYQLTDHLPDNSVGLVCQGLSCLEPAKTKNQLFSQIQETTTLNT comes from the coding sequence ATGTCAAACCGTTTAGCTACCGCTCAAAGTCTGTACCTTCGCAAACACGCTGATAATCCCATAGACTGGTGGTATTGGTGCGAAGAAGCTCTGTTAACGGCAAAACAATCAAATAGGCCGATTTTTCTCTCTATTGGTTACTCTAGCTGCCATTGGTGTACGGTGATGGAGGGAGAAGCCTTTTCTGATCAGGCGATCGCGGCCTATCTTAATGATAACTTTCTCCCTATCAAACTTGATCGAGAAGAACGCCCCGATCTCGATAGTTTATATATGCAAGCAGTCCAGATGATGGGAATACAAGGGGGTTGGCCTCTCAACATTTTCCTAACCCCTGATGATCTCGTCCCCTTCTACGGAGGAACCTATTTTCCCATAGAACCCCGTTATGGTCGTCCAGGGTTTCTTCAGGTTCTACAGTCCATCCGTCGCTTTTATGACACAGAAAAGGACAAACTCAACAGTTTTAAACACGAAATTCTCGATACCTTGCAAAAATCCGCTATTCTTCCCGTTACCAATGCTGAATTATTGAATAATGAACTGTTTTATCGGGGCATTACGGCTAATACTGAAGTAATTATTGTTAATCCTCAAGATTTTAACCGTCCTTGCTTCCCGATGATTCCCTATGCTAATCTAGCCTTACAGGGAAGTCGGTTTGCATTTCAATCTCAGGAAAATCAAGCAACCGTCACCTATCAACGGGGAGAAGATCTTGCCCTAGGGGGGATTTATGACCACGTTGGGGGAGGATTTCATCGCTATACCGTCGATTCTACCTGGACAGTCCCCCATTTTGAGAAAATGCTCTATGATAATGGGCAAATTGTCGAATATTTAGCCAATCTTTGGAGTCAGGGACATCAAGAACCCGCTTTTAAACGTGCGATCGCCCGAACGGTAGAATGGTTGCAACGGGAAATGACGGCCCCCCAAGGCTACTTTTATGCTGCGCAAGATGCGGATAATTTTACGACTCCCGACGAAAAAGAACCCGAAGAAGGGGCTTTTTATGTTTGGAAATATCAAGAGTTAGAAGACTGTTTAACCTCAGAAGAATTAAAGCTTTTAGAAGCAACTTTTAGCCTTACTGCTGAGGGGAATTTTGAAGGAAGTAATGTTCTACAACGTCGCATGGGAGGAGAATTTTCTGAAGCATTAGAAGTCATTTTAGACAAATTATTTATGATACGCTATGGCAGTTCTAGAAAAACCTTAACGACTTTTCCTCCTGCCAAAAACAATCAAGAAGCCAAAAATCAAACTTGGCCAGGACGGATTCCTCCCGTGACTGATACTAAAATGATTGTGGCGTGGAATAGTTTAATGATTTCGGGATTGGCTAGGGCTTATGGCGTGTTTGGAGATCCTTTATATTGGGAATTAGCGATTAATGCCACAGAATTTATTTTACAAGAACAATGGGTCAATAACCGATTATATCGCCTCAATTATGAAGGTCAACCTTCAGTGTTAGCTCAAGCGGAAGATTATGCCTTTTTTATTAAAGCTTTGTTAGATTTACAAAAGGCTAATCCTTGGGAACGGCAATGGTTAGAAAAAGCCAAGGAAGTTCAAGAGGAGTTTGATGAATTTTTCTGGTCTATAGAAGGGGGAGGTTATTATAATAATGCTTCCGATAATAGTGGAGATTTATTAATCCGTGAACGCAGCTATATTGATAATGCCACTCCCTCTGCGAATGGGGTTGCTTTAAGTAATTTAGTCCGTTTAAGTCGCTTAACCGATGACTTAGATTATCTCCATCGCGCTGAACAAGGACTACAGACTTTTAGTAGTGTTTTGAGTCAATCTCCTAAAGCTTGTCCTAGTTTATTTGTTGCCTTAGATTGGTATCGTTTTGGTAATTCAGTTCAAACCACAGAAGAGATTCTAAAACAATTCATTACCCAATATTTTCCGGTGACTGTTTATCAACTGACTGACCATCTTCCTGATAATTCAGTTGGGTTAGTTTGCCAAGGATTATCTTGTTTAGAACCAGCAAAAACCAAAAATCAATTATTCTCTCAAATTCAAGAAACGACAACATTAAATACTTAA
- a CDS encoding glutathione S-transferase family protein produces MYKLYDFLPSGNCYKVRLLLTQLQIPFTRIEINILNQETRTPDFLAKNPNGRVPVLEISSNQYLAESNAILFYLSQNTNYFPSNTFEKAQVMQWLFFEQYSHEPNLATSRYWISILRKAAEYQEALQQKQVLGYAALNVMENHLKKQDFLVGNIYTIADIALYAYTHVAEEGGFDLTQFTAIQAWFKRVENQPKYLKINDI; encoded by the coding sequence ATGTATAAATTATATGATTTTCTTCCATCAGGCAATTGCTATAAAGTTAGATTACTGCTAACTCAATTACAAATTCCTTTTACTCGAATTGAAATTAATATTCTTAACCAAGAAACTCGAACACCAGACTTTTTAGCTAAAAATCCTAATGGACGAGTTCCTGTATTAGAAATTTCTTCCAATCAATATTTAGCTGAATCTAATGCTATTTTATTTTATCTAAGTCAAAATACTAATTATTTTCCTTCTAATACTTTTGAAAAAGCGCAGGTAATGCAATGGCTTTTCTTTGAACAATACAGTCACGAACCCAATCTTGCAACATCTCGTTATTGGATATCCATTTTAAGGAAAGCAGCAGAATATCAAGAAGCTTTACAACAAAAACAAGTTTTAGGTTATGCTGCTCTTAATGTTATGGAAAATCATCTCAAAAAACAAGATTTTTTAGTCGGTAACATTTATACAATTGCTGATATTGCACTTTATGCTTATACCCATGTTGCTGAAGAAGGAGGATTTGATTTAACTCAATTTACAGCCATTCAAGCTTGGTTTAAGCGAGTTGAAAATCAACCTAAATATCTTAAAATTAACGATATATAG